A section of the Halobacteriovorax sp. DA5 genome encodes:
- the rpsJ gene encoding 30S ribosomal protein S10 yields MKASKLRIKLRAYDHKLLDSSVDEIVQTAKETGARVAGPIPLPTEINKFTVLRGPHKDKKSREQFEMRTHKRLIDIVDPTQQTVDSLMKLDLSAGVDVEIKY; encoded by the coding sequence ATGAAAGCTTCTAAGTTAAGAATTAAATTACGCGCATATGATCACAAGCTTCTAGATAGCTCAGTTGATGAGATCGTACAAACAGCTAAAGAGACAGGCGCAAGAGTAGCGGGTCCAATCCCATTACCAACAGAAATTAACAAGTTTACAGTTCTTAGAGGACCTCACAAAGATAAAAAATCTCGTGAGCAATTCGAAATGAGAACGCACAAGAGACTAATTGATATCGTTGATCCAACTCAACAAACTGTTGATAGCCTAATGAAGTTAGATCTATCAGCTGGTGTTGACGTAGAGATCAAGTACTAG
- the rplC gene encoding 50S ribosomal protein L3 yields the protein MTEETQAVETTATVSLNTIYGVKAGMTRIFDEAGNHVPVTVIKLIPNKVTQVKTLDKDGYEAYQVGYYEKREKLVNKPTQGHLKAANVENNFVKFAEVRTEGVDAANLGKDLSLESFEASTYVDVTGTSKGKGFQGQMKRHNFKGGPATHGSKFHRRGGSIGNRATPGKVWKNKRMPGHMGCDTKTIQNIKVVEVNQDKGYMLLKGSVPGSKNGFVRIAKALKK from the coding sequence ATGACAGAAGAAACTCAAGCAGTTGAGACTACTGCTACTGTATCGCTTAATACTATCTATGGTGTTAAAGCTGGTATGACAAGAATCTTTGATGAAGCTGGGAATCACGTTCCAGTTACAGTTATCAAGTTAATTCCTAACAAAGTTACACAAGTTAAAACTTTAGACAAAGATGGTTACGAGGCTTACCAAGTAGGTTACTACGAAAAAAGAGAAAAGCTTGTAAACAAGCCAACTCAAGGTCACCTTAAAGCTGCTAATGTTGAAAATAACTTTGTAAAATTTGCAGAAGTTAGAACAGAAGGCGTAGATGCTGCTAACTTAGGTAAAGATCTATCTCTAGAGTCATTTGAAGCTTCTACATATGTTGATGTAACAGGTACATCAAAAGGTAAAGGGTTCCAAGGTCAAATGAAGCGTCACAACTTCAAAGGTGGACCTGCTACTCACGGTTCTAAGTTTCACAGACGTGGTGGTTCGATCGGTAACAGAGCGACTCCTGGTAAGGTTTGGAAGAACAAAAGAATGCCTGGTCACATGGGTTGTGACACAAAAACAATCCAAAACATCAAGGTTGTTGAAGTTAATCAAGATAAAGGATACATGCTACTTAAGGGATCAGTACCTGGTTCTAAAAATGGTTTTGTAAGAATTGCAAAAGCACTTAAGAAGTAA
- the rplD gene encoding 50S ribosomal protein L4, which translates to MSDVTVLNSKFENAGTLTAPVSLTAEDINVAAVHQVVKATLAGRRQGNACVKGRSDVSGGGAKPFKQKGTGRARQGSIRSSLMVGGGTVHGPSPRSYVQKVNKKMAKVAIQSVLADKLQAGKLTVVDTIESTGKTKEMYTLLNGKGLLPALVVTADKNSPALRAVKNLQWGKGMAVEGFSVYEAVKFENLVIEKSALETLLNKLV; encoded by the coding sequence ATGAGTGATGTAACAGTATTAAATTCGAAATTTGAAAATGCAGGAACACTTACTGCTCCAGTAAGCTTAACTGCTGAAGATATTAATGTAGCGGCTGTTCACCAGGTTGTTAAAGCTACTCTAGCGGGAAGAAGACAAGGTAATGCTTGTGTTAAAGGTCGTTCAGATGTTAGCGGTGGTGGTGCAAAACCATTCAAGCAAAAAGGTACAGGTAGAGCTAGACAAGGTTCAATTAGATCGTCTCTTATGGTAGGCGGTGGAACTGTTCACGGTCCAAGCCCAAGAAGCTATGTTCAAAAAGTTAACAAGAAAATGGCAAAGGTTGCAATTCAATCTGTACTTGCTGACAAACTCCAAGCTGGAAAGTTGACAGTAGTAGATACAATTGAATCAACTGGTAAAACTAAAGAAATGTACACTCTATTAAATGGTAAGGGTTTACTTCCTGCTTTAGTAGTAACTGCTGATAAAAACTCACCAGCTCTTAGAGCAGTGAAGAACTTACAGTGGGGTAAAGGGATGGCCGTAGAAGGTTTCTCTGTATACGAAGCAGTAAAATTTGAAAACCTAGTTATCGAAAAGAGTGCATTAGAAACCCTATTAAATAAGTTGGTGTAG
- the rplW gene encoding 50S ribosomal protein L23, whose product MATLENVLKKPLITEKTSVATDSQNRFGFVVDLKANKHQIKNAVEALYDVKVLNVKTNITPGKVKRAGKGVKKTSKFKKAFVQLAEGQKIEFFKGV is encoded by the coding sequence ATGGCGACGTTAGAAAATGTATTAAAGAAACCACTTATCACTGAAAAGACTTCTGTTGCTACAGACAGCCAGAACCGTTTTGGTTTTGTAGTTGATCTTAAAGCAAACAAGCATCAAATCAAGAATGCTGTTGAAGCTCTATATGATGTGAAAGTTTTAAATGTAAAGACAAACATCACTCCAGGTAAAGTTAAAAGAGCTGGTAAAGGTGTAAAAAAGACTAGTAAATTCAAGAAGGCTTTCGTTCAATTAGCGGAAGGTCAAAAGATTGAATTTTTTAAAGGTGTTTAA
- the rplB gene encoding 50S ribosomal protein L2 encodes MGIKRFKPTTPSLRKMQVVNSDELTKGVKPVKGLTAVKKNFAGRNNSGRITVRHRGGGVKRRYRIIDFKRNKTDIPATVQAISYDPNRTCNIALIAYLDGEKSYILAPLGLKVGDKVIASADADIKVGNAKKLKDIPVGTLVHNVEMYPGAGGQLARSAGSYVQIMAKEGRFALLRMPSGELRKVEVDCVATIGQVGNLDHEKRNIGKAGRKRKLGFRPTVRGVAMNPVDHPHGGGEGRTSGGRHPVSPWGTPTKGYKTRTNKRTDKFIVKRRK; translated from the coding sequence ATGGGTATTAAAAGATTTAAACCAACAACTCCTTCACTAAGAAAGATGCAAGTCGTAAATAGTGATGAGTTAACAAAAGGTGTAAAGCCAGTTAAAGGCCTTACAGCTGTTAAGAAAAATTTTGCAGGTAGAAATAACTCTGGACGTATCACTGTTAGACACAGAGGTGGTGGAGTTAAGAGAAGATACAGAATTATTGATTTCAAAAGAAATAAAACAGATATCCCTGCAACTGTTCAAGCGATCTCTTACGATCCGAACAGAACTTGTAATATTGCACTTATCGCTTACTTAGACGGTGAAAAAAGCTACATCCTAGCTCCACTTGGTCTAAAAGTTGGTGATAAGGTAATCGCTTCTGCAGATGCAGATATTAAAGTAGGAAATGCTAAGAAGCTTAAGGACATTCCAGTTGGTACTCTTGTACACAACGTAGAAATGTACCCAGGAGCTGGTGGTCAGCTAGCACGTTCTGCTGGTTCTTACGTTCAAATTATGGCTAAAGAAGGTCGTTTTGCTCTTCTTAGAATGCCATCAGGTGAGCTTAGAAAAGTTGAAGTTGATTGTGTAGCAACAATCGGTCAAGTTGGTAATCTTGATCATGAAAAACGTAACATTGGTAAAGCTGGACGTAAGAGAAAGCTTGGTTTCAGACCAACTGTACGTGGTGTTGCTATGAACCCAGTTGATCACCCACACGGTGGTGGTGAAGGTAGAACTTCAGGTGGACGTCATCCAGTATCACCATGGGGAACACCAACTAAGGGTTACAAGACTAGAACTAATAAGAGAACTGATAAGTTCATCGTTAAGAGAAGAAAGTAG
- the rpsS gene encoding 30S ribosomal protein S19, producing MARSLKKGPFVDISLMKKALQMQEEGNKGNKVIKTWSRRSTIVPEFIGLTFAVHNGKKFIPVYVTDNMIGHKLGEFALTRTYFGHGADKKAKKR from the coding sequence ATGGCCCGTTCATTAAAAAAAGGTCCATTTGTTGATATTAGCTTAATGAAAAAAGCTCTACAAATGCAAGAAGAAGGTAACAAAGGTAACAAAGTGATCAAGACTTGGTCTAGAAGATCAACTATTGTTCCTGAGTTCATCGGACTTACTTTTGCCGTTCACAACGGAAAAAAATTCATACCGGTTTATGTAACAGATAACATGATTGGACATAAATTAGGTGAATTTGCACTAACTAGAACATACTTCGGTCACGGTGCAGATAAGAAAGCTAAGAAGAGATAG
- the rplV gene encoding 50S ribosomal protein L22 yields MAITVRNSRVGIAPRKVRQVCDLIRKKKASEALKILRFQEKKEIALVLTKLINSGLAIAADSEKYDLDNLVIGTIKADEGPTLKRIQPRAQGRAFRIRKRTSHITVELKEA; encoded by the coding sequence ATGGCCATTACAGTTAGAAACAGTAGAGTTGGTATCGCACCAAGAAAAGTAAGACAGGTTTGCGATCTAATTAGAAAGAAGAAAGCTTCTGAAGCGCTAAAAATCTTACGCTTCCAAGAGAAGAAAGAAATTGCACTTGTTTTAACAAAATTAATTAATAGTGGATTAGCTATCGCAGCTGATTCTGAGAAGTATGATCTAGATAACCTAGTTATCGGTACAATTAAAGCGGACGAAGGTCCAACTTTAAAGCGTATTCAGCCAAGAGCTCAAGGTCGTGCGTTCAGAATTAGAAAAAGAACTAGTCACATAACAGTTGAACTAAAAGAAGCATAG
- the rpsC gene encoding 30S ribosomal protein S3, whose amino-acid sequence MGQKVHPYGFRLGYIKSWHSNWFANDREYGETLHEDLAIRNYIEKNMKNASVANIELSRTSNQVKVTVYTAKPGVAIGKKGAGIEKIRNDLKKLTKGTLIFNIAEVKRPDAEAKLIAENIAGQLEKRVAFRRAMKKVMQSAFRAGVKGIRVRTAGRLGGAEMARAEGYTERKVPLHTLRADIDYNTAEAHTTYGVIGVKVWVYKGEIYK is encoded by the coding sequence ATGGGACAAAAAGTACATCCATACGGTTTTAGATTAGGTTATATTAAGTCATGGCATTCAAACTGGTTTGCTAACGATAGAGAATACGGTGAAACACTTCACGAAGATCTAGCGATTAGAAACTACATTGAAAAAAACATGAAAAATGCTTCTGTAGCTAATATCGAATTATCAAGAACTTCAAACCAGGTTAAAGTAACTGTTTATACAGCTAAGCCAGGTGTTGCTATTGGTAAAAAAGGTGCAGGAATTGAGAAAATTAGAAACGACCTTAAGAAACTTACTAAAGGTACACTAATCTTCAATATTGCAGAAGTTAAGAGACCAGATGCGGAAGCTAAGTTAATCGCGGAAAACATTGCAGGTCAGCTTGAAAAACGTGTAGCTTTCAGAAGAGCAATGAAGAAAGTTATGCAGTCAGCATTCAGAGCTGGTGTAAAAGGTATCCGTGTTAGAACAGCAGGACGTCTTGGCGGAGCTGAGATGGCAAGAGCTGAAGGTTATACAGAAAGAAAAGTTCCACTACATACTCTTAGAGCAGACATTGATTACAATACTGCTGAAGCTCACACTACATACGGTGTTATCGGTGTAAAAGTTTGGGTTTACAAAGGTGAGATCTATAAGTAG
- the rplP gene encoding 50S ribosomal protein L16, whose protein sequence is MLSPKKVKWRKQQKGRMKGKANRGNTITFGEFAIQALSCGYITNRQIEAARIAMTRKIKRGGNVWIKIFPDKVLTKKPAEVRMGKGKGSPDSWVAVVKPGRVMFEIKHIDPELSKQALKLAMYKLPVKTRIISREQQEL, encoded by the coding sequence ATGTTAAGTCCAAAGAAAGTAAAGTGGCGTAAGCAGCAGAAAGGAAGAATGAAGGGTAAGGCGAACCGTGGAAATACTATCACGTTCGGTGAATTTGCTATACAAGCCCTATCATGTGGGTATATAACTAACCGTCAAATTGAAGCTGCCCGTATTGCAATGACAAGAAAGATCAAAAGAGGTGGTAACGTTTGGATCAAGATCTTCCCAGATAAGGTCCTTACTAAGAAGCCAGCTGAAGTTCGTATGGGGAAAGGTAAAGGTTCTCCAGATTCTTGGGTTGCAGTTGTAAAACCAGGAAGAGTAATGTTTGAAATCAAGCACATCGATCCTGAGCTAAGTAAACAAGCACTTAAGCTTGCAATGTATAAACTACCTGTAAAGACTAGAATTATTTCTAGAGAGCAGCAGGAACTTTAA
- the rpmC gene encoding 50S ribosomal protein L29: MQKLEYKDISGLSGKEIDAKVAEMRRAIFDINMSKTTSGIEKPHELKLAKKNIAKLLTAKNAKGE, encoded by the coding sequence ATGCAAAAGTTAGAATACAAAGATATAAGCGGTTTAAGCGGTAAAGAAATTGATGCAAAAGTAGCTGAAATGAGAAGAGCGATTTTTGATATCAACATGTCTAAAACGACAAGTGGTATCGAAAAACCTCATGAGCTAAAACTTGCAAAAAAGAATATTGCTAAATTATTAACAGCAAAAAATGCTAAAGGTGAGTAA
- the rpsQ gene encoding 30S ribosomal protein S17 — MSTNTFKRKLDGVVVSVKNENTVVVNVARRFKHPVYSKFVTKTKKYHAHNVSLEANLGDNVTIIESKPYSKLKKWELLKVNK; from the coding sequence ATGAGTACAAATACGTTTAAGAGAAAGCTAGATGGTGTAGTTGTTTCTGTAAAGAATGAAAATACAGTTGTTGTGAATGTTGCTAGACGTTTCAAGCACCCTGTTTACAGCAAATTCGTTACAAAAACTAAAAAGTACCACGCTCATAACGTAAGTTTAGAAGCGAATCTAGGTGACAATGTAACAATTATTGAAAGTAAACCTTATTCAAAACTCAAAAAGTGGGAACTGTTAAAGGTAAATAAGTAG
- the rplN gene encoding 50S ribosomal protein L14 yields MIQMQTKLEVADNSGAKEVKCIKVLGGSKRMNANLGDIIVVAVQQALPGGKIKKGDVKKAVIVRTKYPIRREDGSYIRFDKNSVVILNNNNEPVGTRIFGPVARELRNKSFTKICSLAPEVL; encoded by the coding sequence ATGATCCAAATGCAAACTAAGTTAGAAGTTGCTGATAACTCTGGAGCTAAAGAAGTAAAGTGTATCAAGGTTCTTGGTGGTTCAAAAAGAATGAACGCAAATCTTGGTGACATTATTGTTGTAGCAGTTCAGCAAGCACTACCAGGTGGAAAAATTAAAAAGGGTGATGTTAAGAAAGCGGTTATCGTTAGAACTAAGTACCCAATTAGAAGAGAAGACGGTTCATACATCAGATTTGATAAGAACAGCGTTGTAATACTAAATAATAACAATGAACCAGTAGGGACACGTATTTTTGGTCCTGTTGCGAGAGAGTTAAGAAACAAGAGCTTTACGAAGATCTGTTCTTTAGCGCCAGAAGTTCTTTAA
- the rplX gene encoding 50S ribosomal protein L24: MQKLKVNDNVVVLTGKDRGKTGEVKKINFKTKVVYVGGVNLVKKAIKPTQENPAGGIVDIEAPLHISNVAVVSPKTNKATRVKIEEKDGKKVRVAVSCGSVLS, translated from the coding sequence ATGCAAAAGCTAAAAGTTAATGATAATGTTGTAGTTTTAACAGGTAAAGACAGAGGCAAAACTGGTGAAGTTAAGAAAATCAACTTCAAGACCAAAGTTGTTTATGTTGGTGGTGTTAATCTAGTAAAGAAAGCAATTAAACCAACTCAAGAGAACCCAGCTGGTGGTATCGTAGACATTGAAGCACCACTTCACATCTCAAATGTTGCTGTAGTTAGCCCAAAAACAAATAAGGCTACTAGAGTAAAAATTGAAGAAAAAGATGGTAAGAAGGTTAGAGTCGCTGTGTCTTGTGGATCAGTACTGAGTTAA
- the rplE gene encoding 50S ribosomal protein L5, translating to MSRFRKLYNDEIKNKMTEKFGYKNVNQIPKLEKIVVNCCTRDAVTNSKVVQSIVNDLGTITGQKPVVAKARKSVAGFKIREGMALGANVTLRGDRMYEFLDRLVNITLPRVRDFRGVSSKGFDGKGNYTLGLKEQIIFPEISYDQIDKVRGLGISIVTTAGNNEEGRELLNLFGMPFNK from the coding sequence ATGAGCAGATTCAGAAAACTATATAATGACGAAATTAAAAATAAAATGACTGAGAAGTTTGGTTATAAGAATGTTAACCAAATTCCTAAGCTAGAAAAGATAGTAGTTAACTGTTGTACAAGAGACGCAGTAACTAACTCTAAAGTTGTTCAGTCGATTGTTAACGATCTTGGTACTATTACTGGTCAAAAGCCAGTTGTAGCTAAGGCTAGAAAATCAGTTGCTGGTTTCAAAATCAGAGAAGGTATGGCCTTAGGTGCAAACGTTACTCTTCGTGGTGATAGAATGTACGAATTCCTTGATAGACTTGTTAACATCACTCTTCCAAGAGTTCGTGACTTTAGAGGTGTTTCTTCTAAAGGTTTTGATGGAAAAGGTAACTACACTTTAGGTTTAAAAGAGCAGATTATTTTCCCAGAAATTTCTTACGATCAAATTGATAAAGTAAGAGGTCTAGGAATCTCAATCGTAACTACTGCTGGAAACAACGAAGAAGGTAGAGAGCTTCTAAACCTTTTTGGTATGCCTTTTAACAAGTAA
- the rpsN gene encoding 30S ribosomal protein S14 translates to MARKAKIESNKKRAKLAEKYGTLRKELKAAIINENLSDEERFEAMIKLQKLPRNSAAIRVRNRCELTGRPRAFYRKFKLSRIQFRELALRGMIPGVTKSSW, encoded by the coding sequence ATGGCTAGAAAAGCGAAAATTGAAAGTAACAAAAAAAGAGCTAAGCTTGCTGAAAAATACGGTACTTTAAGAAAAGAACTTAAAGCTGCTATTATCAATGAAAATCTTTCTGACGAAGAAAGATTCGAAGCGATGATCAAGCTACAGAAACTACCAAGAAATTCAGCTGCAATTAGAGTAAGAAATAGATGTGAATTAACTGGTCGTCCACGTGCTTTCTATAGAAAGTTCAAACTATCAAGAATTCAATTTAGAGAGTTAGCACTTAGAGGAATGATCCCTGGTGTAACTAAGTCAAGCTGGTAA
- the rpsH gene encoding 30S ribosomal protein S8: MTDPIADMLTRIRNAINAGHDRVEFPASKMKAGVCKVMKDEGYIRSFKIIAKSQSDIRIKVLLKDDAIVGLERVSKPGLRQYRGYKDISRVISGLGTSILSTSKGIISDREARATKVGGEVICNIW; this comes from the coding sequence ATGACTGATCCTATTGCAGATATGTTAACAAGAATTAGAAATGCAATTAATGCTGGACACGATAGAGTGGAATTTCCAGCTTCGAAAATGAAAGCAGGTGTTTGTAAAGTTATGAAAGACGAAGGTTATATTCGTTCATTCAAAATTATTGCAAAGAGCCAATCAGATATTAGAATCAAAGTATTACTTAAAGACGACGCTATCGTAGGTCTTGAGAGAGTTTCTAAACCAGGTCTTAGACAGTATCGTGGTTACAAGGACATCTCTAGAGTTATTAGTGGTCTAGGTACTTCAATCCTATCAACTTCTAAAGGAATTATTTCTGATAGAGAAGCGAGAGCGACTAAAGTTGGTGGTGAAGTAATCTGTAATATTTGGTAG
- the rplF gene encoding 50S ribosomal protein L6, with product MSRVGKNPVVVPEKVQVTINGTNVSVKGPKGELEYTFNDRVTFAQEGNEIKVTPVDESKKSRAMWGTARQIVFNMVTGVTDGFVRKLEFNGVGYKAAVSGDTLTLNLGYSHPIEYVLPEGVAAKVAGKEIELTGSNKELVGFAAAKIRSFRPPEPYKGKGVKYAEETIVRKAGKSGGK from the coding sequence ATGTCACGTGTAGGAAAAAACCCGGTAGTAGTTCCTGAGAAAGTTCAGGTTACAATAAATGGTACAAATGTATCAGTTAAAGGACCTAAAGGTGAGCTAGAGTACACTTTTAATGATAGAGTGACTTTTGCACAAGAAGGTAATGAAATTAAAGTAACTCCTGTTGATGAGTCTAAAAAGTCTCGTGCAATGTGGGGTACAGCAAGACAAATCGTTTTCAACATGGTAACTGGTGTTACTGATGGATTTGTTAGAAAGCTAGAATTCAACGGTGTTGGTTATAAGGCAGCTGTTAGTGGTGATACATTAACTCTTAACCTTGGATACTCACATCCAATTGAATATGTTCTTCCAGAAGGTGTAGCAGCGAAAGTTGCTGGTAAAGAAATCGAACTAACTGGTAGTAACAAAGAACTAGTTGGATTTGCTGCTGCAAAGATCCGTTCATTCAGACCACCAGAGCCATATAAAGGTAAAGGTGTTAAATACGCTGAAGAAACAATCGTAAGAAAAGCTGGTAAATCTGGCGGTAAGTAA
- the rplR gene encoding 50S ribosomal protein L18, producing the protein MIRKPYGKAGKASTARKIRRKLAIRKKVNGTSERPRLSVNRTNKHITVQVIDDVANKTLFSVQTYGKNAVEGKSNIAGATLVGAKLAENLKSNNISTAVFDRNGLRYHGVIKAVVEAARENGIQI; encoded by the coding sequence ATGATTAGAAAGCCTTATGGTAAAGCTGGTAAAGCAAGTACAGCTAGAAAAATTAGAAGAAAACTTGCTATCCGTAAGAAAGTAAACGGAACATCTGAGAGACCACGTCTATCAGTTAACCGTACAAACAAGCACATCACAGTTCAAGTAATTGACGATGTTGCTAACAAGACACTTTTCAGTGTTCAAACTTATGGTAAAAATGCTGTTGAAGGAAAAAGCAATATTGCTGGTGCAACGCTTGTTGGTGCAAAACTTGCTGAAAACCTAAAGTCTAACAATATTTCAACTGCTGTATTCGACAGAAACGGACTTAGATACCACGGTGTAATCAAGGCTGTTGTTGAAGCTGCTAGAGAAAATGGAATTCAAATTTAG
- the rpsE gene encoding 30S ribosomal protein S5 has product MDVELEERVVAVNRVAKVMKGGRRFSFSALMIVGDKNGRVGYGLGKAKEVPEAIRKATQAAQKSMISVPVDAGTIPHSVLGEFDAGKILFKPAAEGTGVKAAGACRSILELAGVKDVLTKSLRGNNPHNIVKATFDALKQLRSVEEVAKARGKEAKGLRIKG; this is encoded by the coding sequence ATGGACGTTGAACTTGAAGAAAGAGTTGTTGCTGTAAATAGAGTTGCAAAGGTTATGAAGGGTGGTAGAAGATTTTCTTTCAGTGCTCTAATGATCGTTGGTGATAAAAATGGTCGCGTAGGTTACGGTCTTGGTAAAGCTAAGGAAGTTCCTGAAGCAATCAGAAAAGCTACTCAAGCTGCACAAAAAAGCATGATTTCAGTACCAGTAGATGCAGGAACTATTCCTCACTCAGTACTAGGTGAATTTGATGCTGGTAAGATTCTATTCAAACCTGCTGCAGAAGGTACAGGGGTTAAGGCTGCTGGTGCATGTCGTTCAATCCTTGAACTTGCTGGTGTTAAAGACGTTCTAACGAAGTCTTTAAGAGGTAACAACCCACATAATATCGTTAAGGCAACTTTTGACGCTCTTAAGCAATTAAGATCTGTAGAAGAAGTAGCTAAGGCACGTGGTAAAGAAGCTAAAGGCTTAAGAATTAAAGGTTAA
- the rpmD gene encoding 50S ribosomal protein L30, giving the protein MTAKTITVTLKKSTIKCTEKQKATVRGLGLRKTGTSRTLENTSAVRGMIKKVIHLLDIQE; this is encoded by the coding sequence ATGACAGCGAAAACAATTACAGTAACATTAAAGAAAAGTACTATTAAATGTACTGAAAAGCAGAAAGCTACAGTAAGAGGCCTAGGTCTAAGAAAAACTGGAACTTCAAGAACTTTAGAAAACACTTCTGCTGTTAGAGGAATGATCAAGAAGGTAATTCACCTTTTAGACATTCAAGAATAA
- the rplO gene encoding 50S ribosomal protein L15, producing the protein MLTLNNLKSPKGAHKNIKRIGRGQGSGQGTQAGKGHKGQKARAGGGVRTGFEGGAMPLYMRLPKRGFSNAPFKTEYAEVSLATLEAKFDGGDVTKEALIEKGILKGADKRRPVKILANGELSKSLNFVNIEKFSKGAQEAIEKAGGKIATK; encoded by the coding sequence ATGTTAACTTTAAATAACTTAAAAAGTCCAAAAGGTGCACATAAAAACATTAAGAGAATTGGTCGTGGACAAGGTTCAGGTCAAGGTACTCAAGCTGGTAAAGGGCACAAGGGTCAAAAGGCTCGTGCTGGTGGCGGTGTAAGAACTGGTTTCGAAGGTGGAGCAATGCCACTTTACATGCGTCTACCAAAAAGAGGTTTCTCTAACGCACCATTTAAAACTGAGTATGCTGAGGTATCTCTTGCTACATTAGAAGCTAAATTTGATGGCGGAGACGTTACAAAAGAAGCTCTAATTGAGAAAGGTATCCTTAAGGGTGCAGATAAAAGACGTCCAGTGAAAATTCTTGCTAACGGAGAGCTTTCAAAATCGTTAAATTTTGTTAATATTGAAAAGTTTTCTAAAGGTGCTCAAGAAGCAATCGAGAAAGCTGGCGGAAAAATAGCAACAAAATAG